The Rhodothermales bacterium nucleotide sequence GAATTTTATGGGTAGCGCGCGCAACCTCAGCGCCCGCCTGACGGCGGAGACCGGCGTGCTCGGGACGACGGGCGGATTTACCTCCGCCAACACCGTCGGCAAGCTCCCCGCCCGGCTCTTCCGGTTCTCGCTCTCCCTCCGGCAGCCGTACCTGTTTACCAACCGGACCTCCGGCATCGTGGCGCCCTTTCTCGAGTTCCGCAACGACCCGCAGCTGCCGGCGAGCGAGCGCTTTCTCGACATCAACCGCGGCGAATACGGCGTCAGCACCACGCTGATCTACGAACTCCTGCCGTACCGGCCCATCACGCTGCAACACACGCTGAGCCGGATCCTCCAGGAGTTTCAGTCGGATCGCGCCGTCTCGCTGTCCTCGCGCGACCTCTACAACCAGAGCACCGTCGGCGTCAACGCCACGCTGGGGCGGACCGACAACTACCTCGCCCCGTCGAGCGGCTATCTCGTGCGCCCATTTCTGGAAACGGCCGGCCGGGCGTTCGCCTCCGGCCTCCAGTACAATAAAGCCGGCATCGAACTGGTCGGGTATCTCCCCGCATCCGAGCGCCTCAACGTGAGCGGACGCCTGTTCCTGGCGAAGATGTGGGCGTTCGGGACGAGCCGGCGCGCGCTGAACGACCGTTTTTGCGCGCTGGAGAGCCAGATCGCACCGGACGATCCCCGCGACGTGCTGCGTTGCCGGACCTACGAGGCCCGTTTCGATCCGGTGTTCTTTTACGCCGGCGGCAGCAGCGACGTCCGCGGCTGGGATTACCAGCTCCTCGGCGAAAAAGTGGCGCGCGCCGACACCCTGAAACAGAACGGCGCCGTCGTCCTCGACGAAAACGGCGTTCCGGTGTTTTCCGGGTTTTATTATGAACGGCTCGGCGGGACGGCCAAGGTCGCCGCCAACCTGGAGGCCCGGACGCCGATCGGGAGCCGGACATCGGACTGGCAGGCCGCCCTCTTTCTGGATGCCGGCCAGGTGCCCAACGGGCCGTTCACGTTCAACAAATTTCAGTACGCCGCCGGCGCCGGCCTGCGCTACCGCACCATCGTCGGCGTCATCCGGCTCGATGTGGCGTACAAACTGAACCCCTCCCGCGCCGACCTCGTCCGCCCCGAGGGCGCGTTCCTGTTCGAGAACGGGCTAACGTCCGATCCGCCCCGCGAGCGGTTCATGCGGCGGTTCGGACTCCATATCAGCATCGGGCAGGCCTTTTAGGAGGAGCTATCGCATGAAGAGCCGACCTGTGCATCTTGCCGTTGGATCAAATAACCCGTGAAGCGCTGGCTACGACATAGCGTGCGGGCACTGGGCGTCGTGATCGGGATGATCGTGCTGCTGGTGCTGTTCGCTTCGACCCGTCCGGGCACGCGGTGGATCGTGGGGGCGGTGCTGGATCGGCTTTCCCTGTACGGCGCCACGGTCTCCGCCGACGCCATCGACGGCCGGCTGCCGACGCACCTTACGTTGATCGGCAGCCGCTTCGGTCTGCCGGGAGCCGAGCCGTTTGTTGCCGTGGATACCCTCCGCGTGTGGTATGCGCTATGGCCGTTGTTGCGGCGGGAAGTGCGGCTGGAGGAGGTCGAGGCGATCGGGTGGAAGCTGAATGTGCGGCAGGAGGCCGGCGGCGCCTGGGATCTGATCGCGCTCTTTCCCGAGGATACGACGTCCAGCCGGATCTCGGTGTCGATCGATGCCGCCACGCTGGCCGGCGGCGCCGTGACGGCATCGGTGTATTCCCCGGATCGGGATTCGATCTATCGGATGCGGGACGTGACGATCGCATCCCACGGGCTGCGCTTCGGCGATGCGCTGGGGTTGCGGCTCGATACGCTCCACGC carries:
- a CDS encoding BamA/TamA family outer membrane protein, which gives rise to MVSLLRPWCWLIVAAALIGGAGAEVYGQPLNLINEDTQVRRISFVFQGRSHRFDGKELLPNMVTQAPGFWDRFDKINPFREVSTFPFDPIELQRDVVRLRNFYNRNGFPGARIGYAASQLDTAANRIHIVLGIQEGQPLIIQDVSFQNPGGDYIFNEFSGPMRDDWFRFRDQLSLRAGDRYTEIERLDIQDRLLEWMQNKGFAFANVDAEALVDTTYLAVDLTYTIDTGPIGYVSAIDVEGVASVDTHVVIRELPFKVGDRYDSSKLRAGQQQLFGLNLFRVALADLPEQPADSTVDVRIRVREAKPRYITAETGYAREKGIGFNGEWLNRNFMGSARNLSARLTAETGVLGTTGGFTSANTVGKLPARLFRFSLSLRQPYLFTNRTSGIVAPFLEFRNDPQLPASERFLDINRGEYGVSTTLIYELLPYRPITLQHTLSRILQEFQSDRAVSLSSRDLYNQSTVGVNATLGRTDNYLAPSSGYLVRPFLETAGRAFASGLQYNKAGIELVGYLPASERLNVSGRLFLAKMWAFGTSRRALNDRFCALESQIAPDDPRDVLRCRTYEARFDPVFFYAGGSSDVRGWDYQLLGEKVARADTLKQNGAVVLDENGVPVFSGFYYERLGGTAKVAANLEARTPIGSRTSDWQAALFLDAGQVPNGPFTFNKFQYAAGAGLRYRTIVGVIRLDVAYKLNPSRADLVRPEGAFLFENGLTSDPPRERFMRRFGLHISIGQAF